The Deferribacter autotrophicus genomic sequence AAAATTACAAAAAAAATCAACGAAATTATTAAAACTTTAATCTCCATTTTCATCGTAAAGGTCGGTTCTTTTTATAAAATAAATAATATTTTTAAAACCGGCAATTATCCCCAAAACCATAAACACCATAGTTAAATAAGGTTTTGTATTAAAAACTTTATCAAGGTATACTCCCA encodes the following:
- a CDS encoding AtpZ/AtpI family protein gives rise to the protein MKLNKKMRSLLNASSIGISVVAAILIGTAMGVYLDKVFNTKPYLTMVFMVLGIIAGFKNIIYFIKRTDLYDENGD